In Phaeodactylum tricornutum CCAP 1055/1 chromosome 10, whole genome shotgun sequence, a single genomic region encodes these proteins:
- a CDS encoding predicted protein, with the protein MGNQTAADSSYEDLPSVNGGDHDLVQRVSLQEYSSVKAHDEDEDDELSDPDLEQRGSPALRRRAPPSNSFSVSSFRRGNVLLYVWLTIIGVVALLGVALLGFRHYLLASEHQTTNLGQRWSPNNPPATSDGKGGAPIAVEGGSSSVSGFTVAHDPNAYATWNPYNLSAEHIRVVPSSSVHVGTNGLATEEGLGYLTQPSIVNNTVVFVSEGDLYLTYLETTENSRAQRLPAVKLTTTEGNVRTPVLHPNRSLVAFTATYTSRREAYVMDLVTRRTKQVSFFDSAYGVSAIAGWSDVDTLVVVADSNQISLPDMRLYTIRLQQQHQYLTVDQAMRGKAVLDVTPVPLAQATEGFFEEGCWYFVRFKQSSHTARYVGGTAEALWAYCDGQALAYPLTPNYNGTSKTPSIYETATEKYLLFLSDRNTDNRPSTMNLWATPLPTSSNLKKGHFVMPKPIQITNVACQMEGLALQEYAVDPILKKIVMRIGADLFELTAEQVQTMLQSLNTGSTPPTPTRLPVLVYSDFHGLQERIRVVNVLRDLKSLDVFETAVGTQAALLTVRGQLFVAPVSENVAHSKTYQGAGQNLPLRRYRVAPGTMTAGSMRVLSAQYVPILADRNQEKRRMAIVLATDPRSPTAEHSFFLLPIDTDAVNMFSASDLLPKPFLGGYENGGSTRQGGLGSVRSDSVKVSPCGRRMAWTDTDGRVCLTTVPLYQNETNYTVLPSKNELGEPINGASAELVWSPGGRYLAISHPATNQFQVVSIVDCGDPNSPEDPTEVVDINIGRIVQATPSRFNSYEPFWGITGRDLSTRAIEEVLADLQGTGRPDEVATTLYFLSDRDIQTEVSSPWGSRAPSPYFPTMSALYGLPLTSVNLGDKEDAFMGRFAGGGVAEAFVDQLMALDKQLEALMVGDSKDSSRRLEKGQDVQARAIVARKLQRYRSHAISRLLDDTKAPTSAPTTTADRKTVFPSDMEIDFSGKDLTFARRAYRLAHVPDAHYLAILTQAQDDGSVALVENTDDGRIVKLFVADPYPSDGVDIEKSSISVVGWGLSTTRDFLYLVFASGTTKTVSNTAAGMMAAFLDAASDESIVDTNNMAVSIWPQLEYEQMYNDAWRMLRDYFYDTDMHQVDWAGVHGRYKSLVVRCTKREELDDVLAQMASELSALHVFVYGGEYSLPFGGDTKKISLHEPASLGATFKRVPEWKGYMITEIPQRDPDFNTVNGDAVYCPVSGQALEPTGQNGLEVGDVVVGVNGESVMHATDLHMLLRGSAGRSVRLEVLRLESGNVRSTTNEMISEPLIVVPITPMAAADLRYQAWEWRTRQKAKELAVKAGFSVAYIHMQSMLQHDMNAFARNFFPDYDAQALILDVRHNRGGNIDSWILTLLQRKAWMYWGDRVGVRTGDLDWDEQFAFRGHIVVLIDEHTASDGEGVSRGISELGLGRLVGTRTWGGGIWLSSDNRLVDGGIASAPEIGTFNDRLGWGMGIEQQGVVPDVEVDNNPRTAYSGHDEQLERAIAELAEWLEEEPVIHPRPLEPKHDMSLHDTCSV; encoded by the coding sequence ATGGGAAACCAAACGGCGGCGGATTCCTCGTATGAGGACTTGCCGTCGGTAAACGGTGGGGATCACGATCTTGTGCAGCGCGTTTCGTTGCAGGAATACTCGAGCGTCAAGGCtcacgacgaagacgaagacgacgaactGAGTGATCCAGACTTGGAGCAGCGTGGATCTCCAGCGTTGAGACGAAGAGCACCACCATCCAATTCATTTTCAGTCTCCTCGTTTCGTCGGGGCAACGTTCTGCTTTACGTATGGTTGACGATTATCGGGGTAGTTGCCTTACTCGGAGTGGCCTTGTTGGGCTTTCGTCACTACTTGCTGGCAAGTGAGCACCAAACTACCAATCTGGGGCAAAGATGGAGTCCAAATAAtcctccagcaacaagtGACGGAAAGGGAGGCGCCCCAATTGCGGTCGAGGGTGGATCCTCGTCGGTGTCCGGATTTACCGTTGCTCATGATCCCAATGCTTACGCTACCTGGAATCCGTACAATCTTTCCGCGGAGCACATTCGTGTCGTTCCCTCCTCTTCTGTACATGTCGGTACCAACGGCCTAGCCACTGAAGAAGGACTGGGATATCTCACGCAACCTAGTATCGTCAACAATACTGTCGTCTTTGTCAGCGAAGGAGATTTATACTTGACGTACTTGGAGACTACCGAGAACTCACGTGCACAACGACTCCCGGCCGTCAAGCTGACTACGACTGAAGGGAACGTACGGACGCCGGTTTTACATCCCAATCGATCCCTCGTGGCCTTTACCGCCACCTACACTTCCCGACGCGAAGCCTACGTCATGGATCTCGTCACCCGTCGTACCAAGCAGGTTTCCTTCTTCGACAGTGCCTACGGCGTCTCGGCGATTGCGGGATGGTCAGATGTCGATACGCTAGTCGTTGTGGCTGATTCGAATCAAATCAGCTTGCCGGATATGCGCTTGTACACGATTCgattgcaacaacaacatcaataTTTAACGGTGGATCAGGCCATGCGTGGCAAAGCCGTTTTGGATGTCACACCCGTTCCCTTGGCGCAAGCGACCGAAGGTTTTTTTGAGGAAGGTTGCTGGTACTTTGTCCGTTTCAAGCAAAGTTCCCATACAGCTCGCTATGTGGGTGGGACAGCTGAAGCTCTGTGGGCATATTGCGATGGACAAGCTCTGGCCTATCCCCTTACACCCAACTACAACGGCACTTCGAAAACCCCAAGTATATATGAGACTGCAACAGAGAAGTATTTATTGTTCTTGTCAGATCGCAACACGGATAATCGGCCATCCACAATGAATCTATGGGCAACGCCCCTACCGACTTCGTCGAACCTGAAAAAGGGACACTTCGTGATGCCCAAACCAATACAGATTACTAACGTGGCGTGTCAAATGGAAGGACTAGCGTTGCAAGAGTATGCCGTCGATCCTATCTTGAAAAAAATTGTAATGCGGATCGGAGCAGATTTATTCGAATTGACGGCGGAGCAAGTCCAAACCATGTTGCAAAGCCTCAATACCGGCTCCACGCCTCCCACACCGACTCGGTTACCGGTTCTAGTCTATTCCGACTTTCACGGACTCCAAGAGCGTATCCGAGTCGTGAATGTGCTGCGCGATTTAAAGTCActggatgttttcgaaacggCCGTAGGTACACAGGCAGCCTTGTTGACAGTAAGGGGGCAGTTGTTTGTCGCTCCAGTCTCGGAAAACGTTGCACACAGCAAGACGTATCAAGGCGCCGgtcaaaatcttccactTCGCCGGTATCGTGTAGCACCAGGAACCATGACTGCCGGATCCATGCGAGTTTTGAGTGCTCAGTACGTTCCCATTTTGGCCGATCGGAACCAAGAAAAACGTCGGATGGCCATCGTTTTGGCCACGGATCCACGCAGTCCGACGGCGGAGCACTCCTTTTTCCTCTTACCGATTGACACGGATGCCGTCAACATGTTTTCCGCATCAGATCTTTTGCCAAAACCCTTCTTGGGTGGCTATGAAAATGGCGGATCGACTCGTCAAGGGGGTTTGGGCTCGGTCCGGTCTGATAGTGTTAAAGTCAGCCCCTGCGGTCGGCGAATGGCTTGGACCGACACGGATGGACGAGTGTGTCTGACAACCGTACCACTCTATCAAAATGAAACCAACTATACTGTTTTGCCATCTAAGAACGAACTGGGAGAGCCTATCAATGGCGCGTCAGCAGAGCTTGTTTGGAGTCCAGGTGGGCGCTACTTAGCCATCAGTCATCCGGCCACCAATCAATTTCAGGTTGTTAGTATTGTCGATTGTGGAGACCCTAACTCTCCAGAAGATCCAACTGAGGTGGTAGATATTAACATTGGTCGGATTGTCCAAGCTACACCTTCCCGTTTCAATTCGTACGAACCCTTTTGGGGCATCACCGGTAGAGACCTGTCGACTCGGGCTATCGAAGAAGTCCTGGCCGATCTCCAAGGCACTGGAAGACCGGATGAGGTAGCGACTACGCTCTACTTTCTTTCAGACCGAGATATTCAAACCGAGGTTTCTAGTCCTTGGGGATCTCGTGCCCCATCGCCATATTTTCCAACTATGAGTGCATTGTACGGTCTTCCTTTGACTTCTGTCAATTTGGGCGACAAAGAGGATGCGTTTATGGGGCGATTTGCGGGTGGTGGTGTAGCCGAAGCCTTTGTTGACCAGCTCATGGCGTTAGACAAGCAGCTGGAGGCTCTCATGGTTGGTGATAGCAAGGACTCAAGTCGTCGACTGGAAAAGGGCCAAGACGTTCAAGCGCGCGCGATAGTCGCACGGAAGCTTCAGCGATATCGTAGCCACGCGATTTCCCGTCTGTTGGACGACACCAAGGCTCCCACATCCGCCCCAACAACTACAGCAGACCGTAAGACCGTATTTCCTTCGGACATGGAAATTGATTTTAGTGGGAAGGACTTGACTTTTGCTCGTCGGGCGTACAGGCTTGCTCACGTTCCGGATGCTCACTACTTAGCGATTTTGACACAAGCACAGGACGATGGCAGTGTTGCTCTCGTCGAAAATACTGATGACGGACGAATAGTCAAATTATTTGTTGCTGACCCATACCCAAGCGATGGTGTTGATATTGAGAAATCATCGATATCGGTCGTTGGATGGGGGCTGAGTACAACTAGAGACTTTCTTTACCTTGTCTTTGcttccgggacgacgaaaactGTGTCAAACACCGCTGCAGGCATGATGGCAGCGTTCCTCGATGCCGCATCTGACGAGAGCATTGTCGACACAAATAACATGGCCGTTTCAATCTGGCCTCAGTTGGAGTACGAACAAATGTACAACGATGCTTGGAGAATGCTACGGGACTACTTTTACGATACCGACATGCACCAAGTAGATTGGGCTGGAGTACATGGTCGTTACAAATCTCTTGTTGTAAGGTGCACGAAACGCGAAGAGCTGGACGATGTCTTGGCACAAATGGCTTCTGAATTGAGTGCTCTGCACGTCTTTGTTTACGGAGGCGAGTATAGCCTTCCTTTTGGGGGTGATACGAAGAAAATCTCCCTTCACGAGCCGGCCAGTTTAGGCGCCACATTCAAGAGAGTACCAGAGTGGAAGGGGTACATGATAACCGAAATTCCTCAACGAGATCCAGACTTCAACACCGTCAATGGGGACGCGGTGTATTGCCCTGTCTCAGGGCAAGCGTTGGAGCCGACCGGCCAGAATGGGCTAGAAGTTGGCGACGTCGTAGTTGGGGTCAACGGTGAAAGCGTCATGCACGCAACGGATCTCCACATGCTACTACGTGGAAGTGCGGGTCGAAGTGTGCGCCTTGAAGTCCTTCGTTTAGAGTCTGGGAATGTACGAAGTACAACGAACGAAATGATCTCCGAGCCCTTGATTGTGGTGCCAATCACTCCAATGGCTGCCGCGGATTTACGGTACCAAGCCTGGGAATGGCGAACGCGACAAAAGGCTAAGGAGCTGGCTGTCAAGGCTGGTTTTTCAGTGGCATACATTCACATGCAATCTATGTTACAGCATGACATGAATGCATTTGCACGCAACTTCTTCCCGGACTATGACGCACAAGCTCTGATACTTGATGTGCGCCACAATCGCGGCGGCAACATTGACTCTTGGATTCTCACTCTTTTGCAGCGCAAAGCCTGGATGTATTGGGGAGACCGCGTTGGTGTACGTACAGGAGATTTGGATTGGGACGAACAGTTTGCGTTTCGTGGTCACATCGTGGTTCTGATCGACGAACACACGGCGAGCGATGGGGAAGGAGTGTCCCGAGGTATTTCGGAGCTAGGACTAGGACGATTGGTCGGAACCAGGACCTGGGGCGGTGGCATTTGGCTGTCGTCGGACAATCGGCTGGTGGACGGCGGTATTGCTTCTGCACCCGAAATCGGTACCTTCAACGATAGGCTTGGCTGGGGAATGGGCATCGAACAACAAGGTGTAGTGCCAGACGTCGAGGTGGACAACAATCCTCGGACCGCCTACAGTGGACACGACGAACAGCTAGAACGAGCGATTGCAGAGCTGGCAGAATGGCTTGAGGAAGAGCCTGTAATTCATCCTCGTCCTCTGGAGCCCAAACACGATATGTCGCTTCATGACACATGTTCAGTGTGA
- a CDS encoding predicted protein, with amino-acid sequence MSWFSSRRAKPAKESAFNTDDKPQNAFGGFGAVAHFDDGPLRDPRMANDFLERGTKNENIHTHSDTSSDGDDAGSEAESGSLSDDSFVGGPLMYESTCSDDSITVDTADPDSQDWNLRKANNFLQDFYDKEDLERVSQEQHRLRSTDDENDAESASSSDQSSEEGESDSETLEKSHSPLYKTCKDADICHEDQDLGTAKIDTATTLSSHDAKKFPIAPEIFDEGYGAEHDGYDVAPNESQIHECSETETSSQHVVVHDFSTASALRPAVAEARSTQRSCEAISMKNLRRARLMDASTGQMHEYWSRTKRHKDQ; translated from the exons ATGTCGTGGTTTAGTAGCCGTCGCGCCAAGCCAGCCAAAGAGAGCGCGTTCAATACCGACGACAAACCACAAAATGCTTTTGGAGGATTCGGCGCCGTGGCGCACTTTGACGACGGTCCCTTGCGAGACCCTCGGATGGCCAACGACTTTCTCGAAAGGGGAACGAAAAACGAAAATATTCATACGCATTCGGACACCAGTAGCGACGGTGACGACGCTGGTTCCGAGGCAGAGTCGGGTTCTCTCAGCGACGATTCCTTCGTAGGAGGTCCGCTCATGTACGAGTCAACGTGTTCCGACGATTCTATTACTGTAGACACTGCCGATCCAGATTCTCAGGATTGGAATCTACGAAAAGCCAATAACTTTCTGCAGGATTTTTACGACAAGGAGGACCTGGAACGGGTGTCGCAAGAACAGCACCGTTTAAGGTCGActgacgacgagaacgatgcAGAATCGGCATCGTCTTCCGACCAGTCTTCGGAAGAAGGCGAGTCCGATTCGGAAACGCTAGAAAAATCCCACTCTCCTCTGTATAAAACATGTAAAGATGCCGATATTTGTCACGAAGACCAGGATCTGGGTACGGCCAAAATAGACACTGCTACTACCTTATCAAGCCACGATGCAAAAAAATTTCCGATAGCCCCGGAAATCTTTGACGAGGGATATGGCGCGGAGCATGATGGCTATGATGTTGCTCCCAACGAGTCCCAGATACATGAATGTTCTGAAACAGAGACGAGTTCGCAGCATGTAGTTGTCCACGATTTTTCTACAGCAAGCGCCTTGAGACCGGCTGTAGCTGAAGCAAG GTCAACCCAACGAAGTTGTGAAGCCATTTCCATGAAGAACCTAAGACGAGCCAGGTTAATGGATGCTTCTACAGGACAAATGCATGAGTATTGGTCCCGCACGAAAAGGCATAAAGACCAATGA